One region of Permianibacter fluminis genomic DNA includes:
- a CDS encoding GGDEF domain-containing protein, producing MPLPELTLSVFFSAILLMAAAVFATVAVQRPHAQGIWIWCAACLCLGIGIAIRSFDYALGGGRWFWYCGLFMSTAHILFWFGMRRFVGVAAGLNQLLGAFTVLTLVWGIAYRLDYVWQLFLMLGLATTFDLLALAPLISLRRLHYRPATRFALAIFVLAALSMAVRACLVILQERGLFLSMPDANSISLYTSAAALLLGKCFVFLMLLHERQSAELEKLAVTDSLTGLLNRKGFVDYSQRLLQRLHQEQRGYAVLMMDMDHFKSINDRHGHAAGDAALRAFAEVLREQLRPNDCYGRIGGEEFCALLPGLNPADAFQVAERVRRRFSEQAFSTPKGLLYGSVSIGVHGQFGIAASIEAMMQSADSALYEAKSLGRNRTQLAMA from the coding sequence GTGCCCCTGCCTGAACTGACCTTGTCGGTGTTCTTCTCGGCCATTTTGCTGATGGCGGCAGCCGTGTTTGCCACCGTTGCGGTCCAGCGCCCGCACGCTCAAGGCATTTGGATCTGGTGCGCCGCCTGCCTCTGTCTCGGCATTGGTATCGCCATCCGCAGTTTTGATTACGCACTCGGTGGCGGTCGCTGGTTCTGGTATTGCGGCCTGTTCATGTCCACCGCCCATATCCTGTTCTGGTTTGGCATGCGCCGGTTTGTCGGCGTCGCCGCCGGCCTCAATCAATTGCTCGGCGCGTTTACCGTGTTGACCCTGGTCTGGGGCATCGCGTATCGGCTGGATTATGTTTGGCAACTGTTCCTGATGCTGGGCTTGGCTACTACCTTTGATCTGCTGGCGCTGGCGCCGCTGATTTCCCTGCGTCGTTTGCATTACCGACCAGCCACCCGATTTGCTCTGGCAATTTTTGTGCTGGCCGCATTAAGCATGGCGGTGCGGGCCTGTCTGGTGATTTTGCAGGAGCGCGGCCTGTTCCTCAGCATGCCGGATGCCAATTCCATCTCGCTGTACACCTCGGCGGCGGCGCTGCTGCTCGGCAAGTGTTTTGTTTTTCTGATGTTGCTGCACGAGCGACAATCCGCGGAACTGGAAAAGCTGGCGGTGACCGACTCGCTGACCGGCCTGCTCAATCGCAAGGGTTTCGTCGATTACAGCCAGCGCCTGCTGCAGCGGCTGCATCAAGAGCAGCGCGGCTACGCCGTGCTGATGATGGACATGGATCATTTCAAGTCGATCAATGATCGGCATGGCCACGCCGCTGGCGATGCCGCATTGCGCGCGTTTGCCGAAGTCCTGCGCGAGCAATTGCGGCCAAATGATTGCTATGGCCGCATCGGTGGCGAAGAATTCTGTGCACTGCTGCCGGGTCTGAATCCGGCCGATGCCTTTCAGGTTGCCGAACGGGTCAGACGACGTTTTTCCGAGCAGGCATTCAGCACTCCGAAAGGTTTGTTGTATGGCAGCGTCAGCATCGGCGTGCACGGTCAGTTCGGTATCGCGGCCAGCATTGAAGCAATGATGCAGAGCGCTGACTCGGCGCTGTACGAGGCCAAATCGCTGGGCCGCAATCGCACCCAATTGGCGATGGCCTGA
- a CDS encoding tRNA (5-methylaminomethyl-2-thiouridylate)-methyltransferase, which yields MTQRKAISLISGGLDSMLAAKTIMAQGVHVEGINFFTGFCVEGHTHAIRKSHASKPKRNNALWVAEQLGIKLHIIDIVEEYKQVLLNPKHGYGQNLNPCLDCKVFMVGKAREWMEENGFDFIITGEVVGQRPKSQRMHTMPIIARESQAEDRLLRPLCAKHLLPTLPEREGWVDRDQLHDFSGRSRKPQTELAATFGISEWAQPAGGCCFLTNEEYSNKLVDLWQARGSREYELDDIIMLKIGRHLRPRPHFKLIISREEGEGVFMEGYRRQFAHFIPNSYMGAYALVDGELRDDSDVELAARIIARYGAASSSEPVAIDYTDRSGLTRVVTVQPFTADEIEAGWHV from the coding sequence GTGACCCAACGCAAAGCCATCTCCCTGATCTCGGGCGGACTCGATTCCATGCTCGCTGCCAAAACCATCATGGCGCAGGGCGTTCATGTCGAGGGCATCAATTTCTTCACCGGCTTCTGTGTCGAGGGTCATACCCACGCGATCCGAAAGAGTCATGCCAGCAAGCCGAAGCGCAATAACGCGCTGTGGGTGGCCGAGCAGCTCGGTATCAAACTGCATATCATCGACATCGTCGAGGAGTACAAGCAGGTCTTGCTGAACCCCAAACACGGTTATGGCCAAAACCTGAACCCCTGTCTGGACTGCAAGGTGTTCATGGTCGGCAAGGCGCGTGAATGGATGGAAGAAAACGGCTTTGATTTCATCATCACCGGCGAAGTGGTCGGTCAGCGGCCAAAGTCACAGCGCATGCACACCATGCCGATCATTGCGCGCGAGTCACAGGCCGAAGATCGCCTGTTGCGGCCGCTCTGTGCCAAACATCTGTTGCCGACACTGCCGGAACGCGAAGGCTGGGTTGACCGTGACCAGCTGCACGATTTCTCCGGCCGTTCGCGCAAACCGCAAACCGAGTTGGCCGCAACGTTCGGTATCAGTGAATGGGCGCAGCCGGCCGGCGGTTGCTGCTTTCTCACCAACGAGGAATACAGCAACAAACTGGTCGATCTGTGGCAGGCACGCGGCAGCCGCGAGTACGAACTCGACGACATCATCATGCTGAAAATCGGTCGGCACCTGCGGCCGCGGCCGCATTTCAAATTGATTATTTCGCGCGAAGAAGGTGAAGGCGTGTTCATGGAAGGCTATCGCCGCCAGTTTGCCCATTTCATTCCGAATTCCTACATGGGTGCCTATGCACTGGTGGACGGCGAATTGCGCGACGACAGCGATGTCGAGTTGGCGGCGCGTATCATTGCCCGTTACGGTGCGGCCAGCAGCAGCGAACCGGTCGCCATTGATTACACCGATCGCAGCGGACTGACCCGGGTGGTAACGGTGCAACCGTTCACCGCCGACGAAATCGAGGCTGGCTGGCATGTCTGA
- a CDS encoding sensor histidine kinase produces the protein MYPRSGYPSATAMSIPAIQLPASYRRQVLVTVQWVVLLALLLALLVSFFVYSRPVSLVLASSALVVAVGGWLSRHGAEVFGAHLLLTTVLVLTTTLAMRGQGIHDVAFAVMPALLLLAGLVLPTRQYFLIVALALGSVLLVAGSTYAGWIQPTLAAGRQPALWGEAAVLMVILLAEAAMVLLFVLGLLRFFVESEQQRQAVLATHAALQAEVRERRQAEAAVRALNARLEQRVHERTADLQLLVDELNAFNYSVSHDLRAPLRAIAGFADAASESLDTDPDEARQFLAKVQTASVRMNGLIDDLLRLSRTSTQTVQWQPVVLDQLLIGVIDELPEPASTWVQFDHSSAHFAVAADAGLLRLALTNLLANAVKYSGQQKSPRIEVAVRRDTESVVISVRDNGIGFAADEADRLFKPFSRLDNAKTFDGSGIGLAIVRRVVERHHGKIWGESQLGQGACFSLALPLQATADDPR, from the coding sequence TTGTACCCTCGCTCCGGCTATCCGTCCGCCACCGCCATGTCAATTCCGGCCATACAGCTGCCCGCCAGTTATCGTCGCCAGGTTCTGGTGACGGTGCAGTGGGTGGTCTTGCTTGCTCTGCTGCTGGCGCTGCTGGTTTCGTTTTTTGTTTACTCACGGCCGGTGTCGCTGGTGCTGGCCAGCTCGGCACTGGTAGTGGCAGTCGGTGGTTGGCTGAGCCGGCACGGTGCCGAAGTGTTCGGTGCGCACCTGCTGCTTACCACCGTACTGGTACTGACTACTACCTTGGCCATGCGTGGTCAGGGCATCCATGACGTTGCCTTCGCCGTGATGCCAGCATTGTTGTTGCTGGCCGGCCTGGTGCTGCCAACCCGGCAGTATTTTCTGATAGTCGCGCTGGCGCTCGGATCGGTGTTGCTGGTCGCCGGTTCAACTTACGCCGGCTGGATACAGCCAACCCTGGCAGCCGGGCGACAACCAGCCCTCTGGGGTGAGGCTGCGGTGCTGATGGTGATCCTGCTGGCAGAAGCGGCCATGGTGTTGTTGTTTGTGCTCGGTTTGCTGCGCTTCTTTGTCGAATCTGAACAGCAGCGGCAGGCGGTGCTGGCGACCCATGCGGCACTGCAAGCCGAAGTGCGCGAACGCCGGCAAGCCGAGGCAGCGGTGCGCGCATTGAATGCCCGGCTGGAGCAACGGGTTCACGAGCGCACCGCGGATTTGCAGCTGCTGGTTGATGAGCTCAACGCATTCAATTATTCGGTTTCCCACGATTTGCGGGCGCCACTGCGCGCCATCGCCGGTTTCGCCGACGCCGCCAGCGAAAGCCTCGATACCGATCCGGACGAAGCCCGGCAATTTCTGGCGAAAGTGCAAACCGCCAGCGTTCGCATGAACGGTTTGATCGACGATCTGCTGCGCCTGTCGAGAACCTCCACCCAAACCGTGCAGTGGCAGCCGGTGGTGCTGGATCAACTGCTGATCGGCGTGATTGACGAACTGCCGGAACCGGCATCGACCTGGGTGCAGTTTGATCACAGCAGCGCCCATTTTGCGGTCGCCGCCGATGCCGGCTTGCTGCGGTTGGCGCTGACCAATTTGCTGGCCAATGCCGTGAAATACAGCGGCCAGCAAAAATCGCCACGCATCGAAGTTGCGGTGCGCCGCGATACCGAATCGGTGGTCATCTCGGTGCGTGACAATGGCATCGGCTTTGCCGCTGATGAGGCCGACCGCCTGTTCAAGCCGTTTTCGCGACTGGACAACGCCAAGACCTTTGATGGCAGCGGTATCGGGCTGGCCATCGTGCGCCGAGTGGTCGAACGCCATCACGGCAAAATTTGGGGAGAAAGCCAGCTTGGCCAGGGCGCCTGCTTCTCGCTGGCGCTGCCGCTGCAGGCAACGGCGGATGACCCGCGTTAG
- a CDS encoding GGDEF domain-containing protein produces MISLHFPTLNLFMIVLLLSAALIFALVARHYRRRAGPWWWLAGCLLIAVGYFIRFWFANTAQAETFWAAGGLFIAGNAAFWIGLYQFCGVRRSWRPRPVALMLLLAWLVAVWLPYGLQVATMLLVVGVINWLAFLAIRRAHHLGNTAMLLFVGAVFLTTAIIMWLRMLAHLGAWWWHWSISVEQLGAWGLVASSALMMLRCFALLLLLHARQEHDLQYLAITDPLTGVLNRKGFLEQAQRLLERQQPGDRPVAVLMMDLDHFKRINDQHGHAAGDAVLRRFANILREQLRPGDCTGRLGGEEFAALLPGVDGETALHVAERLRSHLDTQAIATAAGLVNVSVSIGVQSSLRPPLSIEWLLQQADQALYQAKHKGRNQVVSLAADADSGPSAPAQ; encoded by the coding sequence GTGATCAGCTTGCATTTCCCCACCCTGAATCTGTTCATGATTGTGCTGCTGTTGTCGGCAGCGCTGATTTTTGCCCTGGTGGCGCGGCACTATCGGCGCCGGGCCGGTCCTTGGTGGTGGCTGGCCGGCTGTCTGCTGATTGCGGTGGGCTATTTCATTCGCTTCTGGTTTGCCAATACCGCACAGGCGGAAACGTTCTGGGCCGCAGGTGGCCTGTTTATCGCCGGCAATGCCGCCTTCTGGATTGGTTTGTATCAGTTTTGCGGCGTCCGTCGCTCCTGGCGACCACGACCGGTTGCGTTGATGTTGTTGCTAGCGTGGCTGGTGGCGGTGTGGCTACCGTACGGACTGCAAGTGGCGACCATGCTGCTCGTGGTGGGCGTGATCAACTGGCTCGCGTTTCTGGCCATTCGGCGCGCCCATCATCTTGGCAACACCGCGATGTTGCTGTTTGTTGGCGCGGTCTTTCTGACCACCGCAATCATCATGTGGCTGCGCATGCTGGCGCATCTTGGCGCCTGGTGGTGGCACTGGTCCATCAGCGTCGAACAATTGGGCGCCTGGGGTTTGGTCGCGTCATCCGCCTTGATGATGTTGCGCTGTTTCGCGCTGCTGTTATTGCTGCACGCCCGCCAGGAACATGATCTGCAATATCTGGCCATCACCGATCCGCTGACCGGCGTGCTCAATCGCAAAGGGTTTCTGGAACAGGCCCAGCGCCTGCTGGAGCGCCAGCAACCGGGCGACCGACCGGTCGCCGTGCTGATGATGGATCTGGATCATTTCAAGCGCATCAACGATCAGCATGGTCATGCCGCCGGTGATGCCGTGCTGCGCCGGTTTGCCAATATCCTGCGCGAACAGTTGCGGCCGGGTGATTGCACCGGTCGACTGGGTGGTGAGGAGTTTGCCGCGCTGTTGCCGGGTGTTGATGGTGAAACCGCATTGCACGTGGCCGAACGGCTGCGCTCACATCTCGATACGCAGGCTATTGCCACCGCCGCCGGCTTGGTCAACGTCAGCGTCAGCATTGGCGTACAGTCATCCTTGCGACCGCCACTCAGTATCGAATGGCTGCTGCAACAAGCCGATCAAGCGCTGTATCAGGCCAAGCACAAAGGTCGCAATCAAGTCGTCAGCCTGGCCGCTGATGCCGACAGCGGCCCGAGCGCGCCAGCGCAGTAA
- a CDS encoding cytochrome ubiquinol oxidase subunit I, which yields MDAVLLSRLQMAFTLSYHILFPTLTIGLAWFLVMLEFRWLRQRADQDPSGQHANKLLTLYRFWSKVFALNFGMGVVSGIVLSYEFGTNFAPFSAATGNVIGPLMSYEVLSAFFLEAGFLGVMLFGHNRVPPWLHFFATLMVGIGTLMSAFWILAAHSWMQTPAGTELIDGRFVVVDWWAVVFNPSFPYRLSHMLAASFLTTAFVVLGVSAYQWRRQQAGADIALKMALAMAMVVAPLQIFLGDLHGLQVRRDQPLKLAAMEGVWETERGAPLLLFAIPDQQAEKNHYEIAIPKLASLIVTHDADGEIRGLKSVPASERPKVLPVFWSFRVMVGLGLLMLLFALWGSWRALRGKLLHDSKWLRLAPWLIPCGFVATLAGWWVAEIGRQPWLVYGLLRTRDGASVLPAERILESLVLFALVYVALFGLFLFYVARVVRAGLPGVAGHDLTPVLPRSTAVVIDQPAVEPER from the coding sequence ATGGATGCTGTGCTGCTGTCCCGTCTCCAGATGGCGTTCACGCTGTCATATCACATCCTTTTCCCCACGCTGACCATTGGCCTCGCCTGGTTTCTGGTCATGCTCGAATTTCGCTGGTTGCGGCAGCGCGCTGATCAGGACCCCTCGGGGCAGCACGCCAACAAGCTGCTGACGCTGTATCGATTCTGGAGCAAGGTGTTTGCGCTCAATTTCGGCATGGGCGTGGTCAGCGGCATCGTGCTCAGCTATGAGTTCGGTACCAATTTTGCGCCGTTTTCCGCCGCCACTGGCAATGTCATCGGCCCGCTGATGAGTTATGAGGTGCTGTCGGCCTTTTTTCTTGAAGCCGGCTTTCTCGGCGTGATGTTGTTCGGCCACAACCGGGTGCCGCCGTGGCTGCATTTTTTTGCCACCTTGATGGTCGGTATCGGCACGCTGATGTCGGCGTTCTGGATCCTCGCGGCCCACAGCTGGATGCAGACGCCGGCTGGTACCGAGCTCATTGATGGTCGCTTTGTTGTGGTCGATTGGTGGGCGGTGGTGTTCAACCCGAGTTTTCCGTATCGGCTCAGCCATATGCTGGCGGCCAGTTTTCTGACCACGGCATTCGTTGTGCTCGGCGTTTCGGCTTATCAATGGCGGCGCCAGCAAGCTGGCGCCGATATCGCGTTGAAAATGGCGCTGGCCATGGCGATGGTGGTCGCGCCGCTGCAAATTTTTCTCGGTGATCTGCACGGCCTGCAGGTGCGCCGCGATCAACCGCTGAAGCTGGCCGCAATGGAAGGCGTCTGGGAAACCGAACGCGGTGCGCCGCTGCTGCTGTTCGCCATCCCGGATCAGCAGGCCGAGAAAAATCATTACGAGATCGCCATTCCGAAACTGGCCAGCTTGATCGTCACCCATGATGCCGATGGCGAAATTCGCGGCCTGAAATCGGTTCCAGCCAGCGAGCGACCAAAAGTGTTGCCGGTATTTTGGTCGTTCCGGGTCATGGTCGGTCTTGGCCTGCTGATGTTGCTGTTCGCGCTCTGGGGCAGCTGGCGCGCGCTGCGCGGCAAATTACTGCACGACAGTAAATGGCTGCGGCTGGCACCGTGGCTGATCCCTTGCGGTTTTGTGGCCACGCTGGCCGGTTGGTGGGTGGCGGAAATCGGCCGGCAACCCTGGCTGGTGTATGGCTTGCTGCGTACCCGTGACGGCGCCAGTGTGCTGCCGGCAGAACGCATTCTTGAATCGCTGGTGTTGTTCGCGCTGGTGTATGTCGCGCTGTTCGGCTTGTTCCTGTTTTACGTTGCCCGGGTGGTGCGCGCCGGTTTGCCGGGCGTGGCTGGGCACGATTTGACGCCGGTCTTGCCACGCTCGACCGCTGTGGTCATCGATCAACCCGCTGTAGAACCGGAGCGCTGA
- a CDS encoding sulfurtransferase TusA family protein, with protein sequence MSEVPASNAPVVHELNARRLLCPLPVIRTQNALKTLPVGARLQVFCTDPGTVNDIPAWVRINGHLLLEQHNDGREQIFLIEKRGD encoded by the coding sequence ATGTCTGAAGTGCCCGCCTCGAATGCGCCGGTGGTGCACGAACTGAATGCGCGCCGCTTGTTGTGCCCGCTGCCAGTCATCCGCACCCAGAACGCGCTGAAAACGCTGCCGGTCGGCGCTCGCCTGCAGGTGTTCTGCACCGACCCCGGCACCGTCAACGACATTCCGGCCTGGGTCCGGATCAACGGCCACCTTCTGCTTGAGCAGCACAACGATGGCCGCGAGCAGATTTTTCTGATCGAAAAGCGCGGCGACTGA
- a CDS encoding GNAT family N-acetyltransferase produces the protein MTDRYHFRPAERRLPGSLLRPLQSALAHHRPCYMWQAERFDWVVGVIAWQREPRSITTATVAVNVDPSCRGQGVGRFLLEQAMHAARETGLRTLLARVSRENAAAMHLFTKSGFQPLLEASVNEPGDAAVWLGKSLLC, from the coding sequence ATGACTGACCGTTACCATTTTCGCCCGGCCGAACGCCGTCTGCCCGGCAGCCTGCTGCGGCCATTGCAATCGGCATTGGCCCATCACCGGCCTTGTTATATGTGGCAAGCGGAGCGCTTCGATTGGGTCGTTGGCGTCATCGCTTGGCAGCGCGAACCGCGCAGCATCACCACGGCCACCGTGGCGGTCAATGTCGATCCCAGTTGTCGCGGTCAGGGCGTGGGTCGCTTCCTGCTGGAACAAGCCATGCACGCCGCCCGCGAAACTGGATTGCGAACCTTGTTGGCACGAGTCTCGCGGGAGAATGCAGCGGCCATGCACTTGTTCACCAAGTCCGGTTTTCAACCGCTGCTGGAGGCCAGCGTCAACGAACCGGGCGACGCCGCCGTCTGGCTCGGTAAATCACTGCTGTGTTGA